ATTAAATGAGAAAGTCTTATCAATTTTTTAGCATTTTATGCTCGACTTTTCTCTTTTCAAAGAAATGTTAAATGATTATTTTCCACGGATATGAAACGAGAGCCATTAGCCCTTTATCTTTTGCGAATACTGACAAGTTTTGGCCTCTTTGCTTTTATGGCGATGCTCTATTGGTCCTCATCCCTTGTAGAAGAGGATTTAAAGAGTGTCCGAATGGAGCTTAGGCAGCTGAGAAACGATGTTCGCCAGCTTAGTTTCCGGACTGTTTTTAAAAGGTCTGCTCCTGCCATTCGCAGCTCTTTGGGAACAATAGACGATTCCCATACCCATATGAATTCCGATCTTCCAAATCTTTTGTCAGACGATCTTTTTTATGAGAAGACGTTGCCCAGCTTGCTTCCCGAAGAATTCGAACCCGTTGGTACTCGAAAAACTGCATCGATAGGAAAACCGGATAACTTGCATCCCTTCACCAATTTTAGCGAAGCGCTTGGATGGGTCTCCCAATGCGGTGTTCAGCTTGTTCGGTTGAAATTCGGAAAATACGAAACGATGGCTCCCGATATGGCGGTTAAAATCGAAGAAAGAAAGCGTGGAAGTGTTGGCGTGCCCGAATTTTGGATTTTTTTGCGCGATGGAGTCTATTGGCATCCTCTTACTGAATCGATGTTTGGAGGCAAGGTTAAACTGGCCCCTCTCTTTTTAGAAAAGCATCAAGTGACAGCTCACGATTTTAAATTTTGGTTTGATGCGATGATGAATCCATATCTTCAAGAGCCGGGAGCTGTCGCTATGCGAAACTACCTGGGAGAGATCGAAGAGATTGAGGTGATTGATCCCCTTACTTTTGTCGTTCGTTGGACACCCAAAAAGGTGAATGGCCGCATGAGAATTAAATATGTGGCTAAACAAATGACCGGAGGCTTAAGAGCGCTTGCTTCTCACATTTACAAGCGCTTTCCCGATGGATCGAAAATCATTGAAGACGACTCAGATCCTGAAACCTATCGCACAAACTCTGTTTGGGCACAAAATTTCAAAGAACATTGGGCAAAAAATATCATTCCCAGCTGCGGAGCATGGATTTTCGAAGGAATCAGCGACAGACAGATCAGTTTCCGCCGCAATCCCGATCATTACCAACCTCTTGATGTTCTTGTTCAGCGTTCCGAAGTTGTTTTCAGAAACTCTCCGGACTCCATTTGGCAAGACTTTCAAATGGGGAATGTGGACTCCCACGACTTGCGGCCCGATCAACTGATCGAATTGGAGAATTTCCTAAAATCTGATCTTTATCAAGAACAGGAACGTAAAGGTAATGGAATTGGCAAGCTCGAATATCCTGCCCGCAACTATGTTTACCTTGGATGGAATCAAGCAACTCCCTTTTTTAAAAGCCGTAAGATCAGGCAAGCGATGACTCTTGCACTTGATAGGGAGCGGATCATTAACCAGTATCTAAATGGAATGGGGATTGAAATTACAGGTCCATTTGCGCATGACTCCGCAGCTTATGACCAATCAATTAAACCCTGGCCATACGATCCGCAATTTGCAAGAGAATTACTCGAAGAGGAGGGGTGGTACGATAGCGACGGGGATGGAGTGATCGATAAAGAGATCGAGGGAAAACGGGTGCCTTTTGCCTTTAGCCTGACCTATTTCGTGAAAAACCCAACAACGAAATCGATCGTGGAATATGTCGCAACAGCTTTGAATGAGTTGGGGATCTTGGTCAAGCTCAACGGTGTCGACCTTGCGGATTTATCTGCAGCAATTGATGGGAAAAGCC
This genomic window from Waddlia chondrophila WSU 86-1044 contains:
- a CDS encoding ABC transporter substrate-binding protein, whose protein sequence is MKREPLALYLLRILTSFGLFAFMAMLYWSSSLVEEDLKSVRMELRQLRNDVRQLSFRTVFKRSAPAIRSSLGTIDDSHTHMNSDLPNLLSDDLFYEKTLPSLLPEEFEPVGTRKTASIGKPDNLHPFTNFSEALGWVSQCGVQLVRLKFGKYETMAPDMAVKIEERKRGSVGVPEFWIFLRDGVYWHPLTESMFGGKVKLAPLFLEKHQVTAHDFKFWFDAMMNPYLQEPGAVAMRNYLGEIEEIEVIDPLTFVVRWTPKKVNGRMRIKYVAKQMTGGLRALASHIYKRFPDGSKIIEDDSDPETYRTNSVWAQNFKEHWAKNIIPSCGAWIFEGISDRQISFRRNPDHYQPLDVLVQRSEVVFRNSPDSIWQDFQMGNVDSHDLRPDQLIELENFLKSDLYQEQERKGNGIGKLEYPARNYVYLGWNQATPFFKSRKIRQAMTLALDRERIINQYLNGMGIEITGPFAHDSAAYDQSIKPWPYDPQFARELLEEEGWYDSDGDGVIDKEIEGKRVPFAFSLTYFVKNPTTKSIVEYVATALNELGILVKLNGVDLADLSAAIDGKSLEAICMGWGLGTPPENPRQLWYSSGAKEPGSSNFIGFSNKEADQIIDALDFEEDPETRIKLYHRFHAIIHEEQPYTFLYAPKTLYLYRNYLKNVFIPADRQDLVPGADIAQPDGSVIWIEKRG